The following are encoded together in the Salvia hispanica cultivar TCC Black 2014 chromosome 6, UniMelb_Shisp_WGS_1.0, whole genome shotgun sequence genome:
- the LOC125195280 gene encoding indole-3-pyruvate monooxygenase YUCCA2-like: MEEAEAKSAHDPYSKRAAMWIPSPIIVGAGPSGLAAAACLKLRGIPSVILERESCIASLWQLKTYDRLKLHIPKRYCELPFMPFPPDFPTYPTRRQFVEYLESYAAAFGIRPAFGQAVASAARIDGGWRVRTAAGMEYACPWLVVATGENAEEVVPEIEGMAAFGGGVGHTSGYRSGEGYDGKRVLVVGCGNSGMEVALDLCNYNAKPSLVVRDKVHILPKEILGASTFGLSMWLVRLLPVCLVDRVLLAGSWLTIGNTDRFGIQRPKLGPIELKTKFGKTPVLDVGTLHKIKKGYIKVFPGIKRVRRDCVEFVDGRIEKFDAIILATGYKSNVPSWLKDNKMFSEKDGLPKCPFPNGWKGEHGLYAVGFTQRGLLGAAVDAKNIAKDIEKCCKRSFN, from the exons ATGGAGGAAGCCGAAGCCAAATCCGCTCACGATCCCTACTCCAAGCGCGCCGCCATGTGGATCCCCTCTCCGATCATCGTCGGCGCCGGACCGTCGGGTCTGGCCGCCGCGGCGTGCCTGAAGCTCCGCGGCATCCCCTCCGTAAtcctagagagagaaagctgCATCGCGTCGCTCTGGCAGCTGAAGACCTACGACCGGCTGAAGCTCCACATCCCCAAACGCTACTGCGAGCTGCCGTTCATGCCCTTCCCCCCTGATTTCCCGACCTACCCGACCCGGCGCCAATTCGTCGAGTACCTGGAGTCCTACGCGGCGGCGTTCGGGATCCGGCCGGCGTTCGGGCAGGCGGTGGCGAGCGCGGCGCGGATCGACGGCGGATGGAGGGTGAGGACGGCGGCGGGGATGGAGTACGCGTGCCCGTGGCTGGTGGTGGCGACGGGGGAGAACGCGGAGGAGGTGGTGCCGGAGATCGAGGGAATGGCCGCGTTCGGAGGAGGCGTGGGGCACACGAGCGGGTACCGGAGCGGCGAGGGGTACGACGGGAAGAGAGTGCTGGTGGTTGGATGCGGAAATTCAGGAATGGAAGTTGCTTTGGATCTCTGCAACTATAATGCTAAGCCTTCGCTCGTCGTTAGGGATAAA GTTCACATTCTACCTAAGGAGATACTCGGAGCTTCAACTTTCGGGCTATCGATGTGGTTGGTGAGATTGTTGCCGGTTTGTCTCGTCGACCGGGTTTTGTTGGCAGGTTCATGGTTGACAATCGGAAATACGGACCGGTTTGGGATCCAACGGCCCAAATTAGGGCCAATAGAGCTAAAGACAAAGTTCGGAAAGACTCCGGTATTGGATGTCGGAACCCTTCATAAGATCAAAAAGGGTTACATCAAG GTATTCCCCGGGATTAAGAGAGTGAGGCGTGATTGTGTAGAATTCGTGGATGGAAGAATAGAGAAATTTGACGCAATAATCTTAGCAACGGGTTACAAAAGCAACGTGCCATCGTGGCTAAAG GATAACAAGATGTTCTCGGAGAAAGATGGTCTTCCAAAATGTCCATTCCCGAATGGCTGGAAAGGCGAGCACGGTCTGTATGCAGTGGGGTTCACCCAACGCGGACTACTTGGGGCAGCTGTGGATGCTAAGAACATTGCAAAGGACATAGAAAAATGTTGCAAAAGGAGTTTTAATTGA
- the LOC125195281 gene encoding uncharacterized protein LOC125195281, protein MTISRIAKYARLMLMLEEIMVVYREETSLLVRRYMSARSRDYVANLRMDVNTFGKLCKILSQRGGLITGKSLPVDEQVAIFLGVLAHHNKNRVVKFRFKRSGATVSYYMQKVLCAVLSLHEELLQKPTPVSANCTDHRWRWFEGCLGALDGTHIDVLVSNEDKPRYQTRKWHIATNTLAVCDRQMQFVYLLPRWEGSAGDSRVLKDAFSQENGFKVPPGQ, encoded by the exons ATGACGATCTCTAGGATTGCCAAATATGCACGCCTGATGTTGATGCTCGAAGAGATTATGGTAGTTTACCGAGAAGAGACCAGTCTACTGGTACGTAGATATATGAGTGCGCGTAGCAGAG ATTATGTAGCTAATCTTCGTATGGATGTAAATACCTTCGGTAAACTGTGTAAAATTTTATCCCAAAGGGGTGGGCTGATAACAGGGAAGTCCCTGCCCGTTGACGAACAAGTAGCAATATTCCTGGGAGTTCTAGCACACCACAACAAAAACCGCGTGGTTAAATTCAGGTTCAAACGATCAGGTGCAACAGTTTCATACTATATGCAGAAGGTTCTATGTGCAGTATTGAGCTTACATGAAGAGCTCTTGCAGAAGCCCACCCCTGTATCAGCCAACTGCACTGATCATAGATGGAGGTGGTTCGAG GGATGCCTTGGTGCTTTGGATGGGACCCATATCGATGTTTTGGTCAGCAATGAAGACAAACCACGATACCAAACTCGCAAATGGCACATTGCTACTAATACCCTAGCGGTATGCGATCGCCAAATGCAGTTCGTGTATTTGTTGCCGAGGTGGGAAGGTTCAGCAGGCGACTCACGTGTTCTCAAAGACGCTTTTTCTCAAGAGAATGGGTTCAAGGTTCCTCCAGGTCAGTAA